The Kitasatospora sp. NBC_00374 genome has a segment encoding these proteins:
- the arfB gene encoding alternative ribosome rescue aminoacyl-tRNA hydrolase ArfB produces MPEPIRVRGSVVVPDAELVWRFSRSSGPGGQHVNTSDTQVELRYDLAASAALPEVWKARALERLAGRLVDGRVLVVRASEHRSQWRNREVAAARLASLLGEATAPPPKARRATRPSRGMVERRLDNKRRRAELKQGRSRPRPE; encoded by the coding sequence ATGCCTGAGCCCATCCGCGTACGGGGGTCGGTGGTCGTCCCCGACGCCGAGCTCGTCTGGCGCTTCTCCCGTTCGTCCGGCCCCGGTGGCCAGCACGTCAACACCTCCGACACCCAGGTCGAGCTGCGTTACGACCTGGCGGCCAGTGCCGCCCTGCCCGAGGTCTGGAAGGCCCGCGCGCTGGAGCGGCTGGCGGGACGGCTGGTGGACGGGCGGGTGCTGGTGGTCCGCGCCTCCGAGCACCGCTCGCAGTGGCGCAACCGGGAGGTGGCCGCGGCCCGGCTGGCCTCGCTGCTCGGGGAGGCCACGGCGCCGCCGCCGAAGGCCCGCCGGGCGACCCGGCCCAGCCGGGGGATGGTGGAGCGCCGGCTCGACAACAAGCGGCGCCGGGCCGAGCTGAAGCAGGGCCGGAGCAGGCCGCGTCCGGAGTGA
- a CDS encoding cupin domain-containing protein has product MTNSFAVHIPDAELEPDPLDPAQIVSGSPEVSGKVLWESPDGRQIRGIWQITPGVVTDTEADELFVVVSGRATIEFEGGPTLEVGPGDLAVLREGDRTTWTVHETLRKAYSINL; this is encoded by the coding sequence ATGACCAACAGTTTCGCGGTGCACATTCCCGACGCCGAGCTCGAACCCGACCCGCTCGACCCCGCCCAGATCGTCTCCGGCTCCCCCGAGGTGTCCGGCAAGGTGCTCTGGGAGTCCCCGGACGGCAGGCAGATCCGCGGCATCTGGCAGATCACCCCCGGCGTGGTCACCGACACCGAGGCGGACGAGCTGTTCGTCGTGGTCAGCGGCCGGGCCACGATCGAGTTCGAGGGCGGGCCGACGCTGGAGGTCGGTCCAGGTGATCTCGCCGTCCTGCGGGAGGGCGACCGCACCACCTGGACCGTGCACGAGACGCTGCGCAAGGCCTACTCGATCAACCTCTGA
- a CDS encoding DeoR/GlpR family DNA-binding transcription regulator, which produces MSRYERWNSLLELLAEHGKLEVEEAADALGVSAATIRRDLDQLARQQMVTRTRGGAVAHNVSYDLPLRYKSARHADAKQRIGAAVAALIAPGEVVGLNGGTTTTEVARALAVRPELTERPENGPGQTLTVVTNALNIANELTVRPQVKIVVTGGVARPQSYELIGPLAGLVLGELALDITVLGVDAVDVEHGATAHHEGEASVNRLLAERARRVVVAADSSKLGHRAFARICGLDRVDTLVTDGGVDAELAAAFTEAGVEVITA; this is translated from the coding sequence GTGTCCAGGTACGAGCGTTGGAACTCACTGCTGGAGCTGCTCGCCGAGCACGGCAAGCTGGAGGTGGAGGAGGCCGCCGACGCGCTCGGGGTGTCCGCCGCGACGATCCGGCGCGATCTCGACCAGCTGGCCCGCCAGCAGATGGTCACCCGCACCCGGGGCGGCGCGGTCGCGCACAACGTCTCGTACGACCTGCCGCTGCGCTACAAGTCGGCCCGGCACGCGGACGCCAAGCAGCGGATCGGCGCCGCCGTGGCCGCGCTGATCGCGCCCGGCGAGGTGGTCGGCCTCAACGGCGGCACCACCACGACCGAGGTGGCCCGCGCCCTGGCCGTCCGCCCGGAGCTCACCGAGCGGCCGGAGAACGGCCCCGGGCAGACCCTCACCGTGGTCACCAACGCGCTCAACATCGCCAACGAGCTGACCGTCCGCCCGCAGGTCAAGATCGTCGTCACCGGCGGCGTCGCCCGCCCGCAGTCGTACGAGCTGATCGGCCCGCTGGCCGGTCTGGTGCTCGGCGAACTCGCCCTGGACATCACGGTGCTGGGCGTGGACGCGGTGGACGTCGAGCACGGTGCGACCGCCCATCACGAGGGCGAGGCCAGCGTGAACCGGCTGCTCGCCGAGCGGGCCCGACGGGTGGTGGTGGCCGCCGACTCCTCCAAGCTCGGGCACCGCGCCTTCGCCCGGATCTGCGGGCTCGACCGGGTGGACACCCTGGTGACCGACGGTGGCGTCGACGCCGAACTGGCCGCCGCCTTCACGGAGGCCGGCGTCGAGGTGATCACAGCCTGA
- a CDS encoding class II fructose-bisphosphate aldolase, protein MPLARTADLLAAAVAERRGLPAFNVITLEHAEAIATGAELAGTAAILQISQNAVAFHGGRLLPLARACAEVAAAARVPLSLHLDHVEDGELLRAAPSAGFSSAMYDASALPHAENVKATAEATAWAHRHGLHLEAELGRVGGKNGEPPLPAHAPGARTDPAEAAQYVAETGVDALAVAVGSSHAMTTRSAALDHELIRRLAAAVPVPLVLHGSSGVPDEELAAGLAAGLVKVNIGTALNTAFTPAVRRHLAGDDRVSDPRKYLAPARTAMAEVVAHLAGLVRTGVAGAGGQRLG, encoded by the coding sequence ATGCCACTCGCCCGTACCGCCGACCTGCTCGCCGCCGCCGTCGCCGAGCGACGCGGCCTGCCCGCCTTCAACGTGATCACGCTGGAGCACGCCGAGGCGATCGCCACCGGCGCCGAACTCGCCGGCACCGCCGCGATCCTGCAGATCAGTCAGAACGCGGTGGCCTTCCACGGCGGGCGCCTGCTCCCGCTCGCCCGGGCCTGCGCCGAGGTGGCCGCCGCCGCCCGGGTGCCGCTCTCCCTGCACCTCGACCACGTCGAGGACGGGGAGTTGCTGCGGGCCGCGCCCTCGGCCGGCTTCTCCTCCGCCATGTACGACGCCTCGGCCCTGCCGCACGCGGAGAACGTCAAGGCCACCGCCGAGGCCACCGCCTGGGCGCACCGGCACGGCCTGCACCTGGAGGCCGAGCTCGGCCGGGTCGGCGGCAAGAACGGCGAACCGCCGCTCCCCGCGCACGCCCCCGGCGCCCGCACCGACCCGGCCGAGGCCGCGCAGTACGTCGCCGAGACCGGGGTCGACGCGCTGGCGGTCGCCGTCGGCAGCTCGCACGCGATGACGACCCGCTCCGCCGCCCTCGACCACGAGCTGATCCGCCGACTCGCCGCGGCGGTGCCCGTTCCGCTGGTGCTGCACGGCAGTTCGGGCGTCCCGGACGAGGAGCTGGCGGCGGGCCTGGCGGCCGGCCTGGTGAAGGTCAACATCGGGACGGCGCTGAACACCGCCTTCACTCCGGCCGTCCGCCGGCACCTGGCCGGGGACGACCGGGTCAGCGACCCTCGCAAGTACCTCGCGCCCGCCCGTACCGCGATGGCCGAGGTGGTCGCCCACCTGGCCGGGCTGGTCCGTACCGGAGTGGCCGGCGCCGGCGGTCAGCGCCTCGGGTAG
- a CDS encoding extracellular solute-binding protein — MNSAAQQRPTRTSCRPALATALSGALLLTGCGAVGSGDGGPVTLRLVAADYGDTEATSTTHYWDDLVSRFEATNPGFKVSVEVVSWTDIDKRVAELIAAGKTPDVVQTGGYADQVAADRLYPAGEVLSIDTQANMIDVFAKAGQVLGSQYGIPFVASTRVFVYNKTIFQKVGISGPPATWEELRKDAELIKAKQPGTIPYALPLGPEEAQGESMIWTMSGGGTLADNAGNYTVDSQPNRDTFKWLRTNLVDRHLTYPDPSTVDRKTAFTDFATGKVAMLNGHPGLVAKAIEAKVEYGTAAIPRKEAGAKPSTLGVADWMMAFKANGHKTEIKKFLNFVYAKENTLKFDEQYNLLPVTQDTKDEMIGSGKHPDLTEFLNALPTANFYPLGDPSWDKVSGLLKTKIGGAVKAGGEGVLAELQASAAQEAGRARAAAGH; from the coding sequence TTGAACAGCGCGGCCCAGCAAAGACCGACTCGCACGTCCTGTCGCCCGGCCCTCGCGACGGCCCTCTCCGGAGCCCTCCTGCTCACCGGCTGCGGAGCGGTCGGAAGCGGCGACGGCGGCCCCGTCACCCTCAGGCTGGTCGCCGCCGACTACGGTGACACCGAGGCCACCAGTACCACCCATTACTGGGACGACCTGGTGAGCCGCTTCGAGGCCACCAATCCGGGCTTCAAGGTCTCGGTCGAGGTGGTCAGCTGGACCGACATCGACAAGCGGGTCGCCGAGCTGATCGCCGCCGGCAAGACCCCCGACGTGGTGCAGACCGGCGGCTACGCCGACCAGGTCGCCGCCGACCGGCTCTACCCCGCCGGGGAGGTGCTGTCGATCGACACCCAGGCCAACATGATCGACGTGTTCGCCAAGGCCGGCCAGGTGCTCGGCAGCCAGTACGGCATCCCGTTCGTCGCCTCCACCCGGGTCTTCGTCTACAACAAGACGATCTTCCAGAAGGTCGGCATCAGCGGCCCGCCCGCCACCTGGGAGGAACTGCGCAAGGACGCCGAGCTGATCAAGGCCAAGCAGCCCGGCACCATCCCGTACGCGCTGCCGCTCGGGCCCGAGGAGGCCCAGGGCGAGTCGATGATCTGGACCATGAGCGGCGGCGGCACGCTGGCCGACAACGCCGGCAACTACACCGTCGACAGCCAGCCCAACCGCGACACCTTCAAGTGGCTGCGCACCAATCTGGTGGACCGTCACCTCACGTACCCGGACCCGTCGACGGTCGACCGCAAGACCGCCTTCACGGACTTCGCGACCGGCAAGGTCGCCATGCTCAACGGGCACCCCGGGCTGGTCGCCAAGGCGATCGAGGCGAAGGTCGAGTACGGCACGGCGGCCATCCCGCGAAAGGAGGCCGGTGCCAAGCCGAGCACCCTCGGCGTGGCCGACTGGATGATGGCCTTCAAGGCCAACGGTCACAAGACCGAGATCAAGAAGTTCCTCAACTTCGTGTACGCGAAGGAGAACACGCTCAAGTTCGACGAGCAGTACAACCTGCTGCCGGTCACCCAGGACACCAAGGACGAGATGATCGGCAGCGGCAAGCACCCGGACCTCACCGAGTTCCTGAACGCCCTGCCGACCGCCAACTTCTACCCGCTCGGCGACCCCTCCTGGGACAAGGTCAGCGGACTGCTGAAGACGAAGATCGGCGGAGCGGTGAAGGCGGGCGGCGAGGGCGTGCTGGCCGAGCTCCAGGCCTCGGCCGCGCAGGAGGCCGGCCGGGCCCGCGCTGCCGCGGGCCACTGA
- a CDS encoding flavin reductase family protein, whose amino-acid sequence MHSSPQPSAAPAAPAVPVATPDEFRAALGQLASGVSLVTAHDPEDGEDVGMTATSVLSVSLDPPLVLVSVRADSRMDELLARVDGWAVSLLAEEQRTLASRFAMKGRLSDRLLFSDTPHTRGPWSGAPLIDRALATLECRTEQRVEAGDHVLVIARVLEARVPGPAERPLLYFRGGYRRVG is encoded by the coding sequence GTGCACAGCTCCCCACAGCCCTCCGCCGCTCCCGCCGCCCCGGCCGTCCCGGTGGCGACCCCCGACGAGTTCCGGGCCGCCCTCGGCCAGCTCGCCTCCGGGGTGTCGCTGGTGACCGCCCACGACCCGGAGGACGGCGAGGACGTGGGGATGACCGCGACCTCGGTGCTGTCGGTGTCGCTCGACCCGCCGCTGGTCCTGGTCTCGGTGCGGGCGGACTCGCGGATGGACGAGCTGCTCGCGCGGGTCGACGGCTGGGCCGTCTCACTGCTCGCCGAGGAGCAGCGCACCCTCGCCTCGCGGTTCGCCATGAAGGGCCGGCTCAGCGACCGGCTGCTGTTCTCCGACACCCCGCACACCCGCGGCCCGTGGTCGGGCGCGCCCCTGATCGACCGGGCGCTGGCCACCCTGGAGTGCCGCACCGAGCAGCGGGTCGAGGCCGGCGACCACGTGCTGGTGATCGCCCGGGTGCTGGAGGCCAGGGTCCCCGGACCGGCCGAGCGCCCGCTGCTGTACTTCCGCGGCGGCTACCGCCGGGTCGGCTGA
- a CDS encoding DUF3263 domain-containing protein → MAELSERDRAVLALEARAWRTAGAKERAVREELGISGTRYYQLLNALLDRPEALAHAPVLVNRLRRIRQARRDAR, encoded by the coding sequence ATGGCTGAGCTGAGTGAACGCGATCGCGCGGTGCTGGCGCTGGAGGCGCGGGCCTGGCGGACGGCCGGTGCGAAGGAGCGGGCCGTCCGGGAGGAGCTGGGCATCTCCGGCACCCGGTACTACCAGCTGCTGAACGCCCTGCTCGACCGGCCGGAGGCGCTGGCGCACGCACCGGTGCTGGTGAACCGCCTCCGGCGGATCCGGCAGGCCCGGCGCGACGCGCGGTAG
- the otsB gene encoding trehalose-phosphatase, translating into MGMPEYVTPRTAAGREGLAALLAAPAEGAVGLDFDGTLAPIVADPEQARAHPGVVPALAALAPLVGSVVVVTGRPAALAVEYGGFAGVPGLEHLTVLGHYGAERWDARTGRITAPEPPAGVVTARAELPAVLAGAGAPAGTWTEDKGRALAVHTRRTDRPQEALDLLRGPLGELAAAHGLMVEPGRMVLELRPPGVDKGAALTAFLTERALRTVLYAGDDLGDLPAYEVVERRRAEGMAGLLVCSAPDGSEAPVRALADRADLVVPGPAGVVELLTALAAGLSRGR; encoded by the coding sequence ATGGGTATGCCTGAGTACGTGACGCCCCGGACGGCTGCGGGCCGGGAGGGGCTGGCCGCACTGCTGGCCGCCCCCGCGGAAGGCGCGGTGGGACTCGACTTCGACGGGACGCTGGCGCCGATCGTGGCCGACCCCGAGCAGGCTCGGGCGCACCCCGGGGTCGTGCCCGCGCTCGCCGCGCTGGCGCCGCTGGTCGGTTCCGTGGTCGTGGTGACCGGGCGGCCCGCCGCGCTCGCGGTGGAGTACGGCGGCTTCGCCGGCGTCCCGGGCCTGGAGCACCTGACCGTGCTGGGGCACTACGGCGCCGAACGCTGGGACGCCCGCACCGGACGGATCACCGCACCCGAGCCGCCCGCGGGAGTGGTCACGGCCCGCGCGGAGCTGCCCGCCGTCCTGGCCGGGGCGGGCGCGCCCGCCGGTACCTGGACCGAGGACAAGGGCCGGGCGCTGGCCGTGCACACCCGGCGCACCGACCGGCCCCAGGAGGCGTTGGACCTGCTGCGGGGGCCGCTCGGCGAGCTCGCGGCCGCGCACGGCCTGATGGTCGAGCCGGGCCGGATGGTGCTGGAGCTGCGTCCGCCGGGGGTGGACAAGGGGGCGGCGCTGACGGCGTTCCTCACCGAGCGGGCGCTGCGGACGGTGCTGTACGCCGGCGACGACCTCGGCGACCTGCCCGCGTACGAGGTTGTGGAGCGGCGCCGGGCCGAGGGGATGGCCGGTCTGCTGGTGTGCAGCGCCCCGGACGGGAGCGAGGCCCCGGTCCGGGCCCTCGCCGACCGGGCGGACCTGGTGGTCCCCGGCCCGGCCGGCGTGGTCGAACTGCTCACCGCCCTCGCGGCCGGGCTCAGCCGAGGGCGTTGA
- a CDS encoding SIS domain-containing protein, producing MPHPSLTGEELATQPADWRTAAGLAAESGAALPQRGERVAVVGCGTPWFMAQSYAALREAGGHGETDAFAASEFPYHRRYDRVVAISRSGTTTEVLDLLGRIGTPSTAITGDTSQPIAAAADRLVDLGFADERSVVQTRFATTALALLRAHLELEDARPAGVGTVAAAADDAERALAQQLPAELVACEQFTFLGAGWTNGLAQEAGLKMREAALAWTEAYPAMEYRHGPISITSPGRAVWGFGALPEGLAEQVGGVGGHLVADSGPGGIDPLADLVRVHRLAIAVAESRGLDPDKPRNLTRSVILA from the coding sequence ATGCCCCATCCATCCCTGACCGGCGAGGAGCTCGCCACCCAGCCCGCCGACTGGCGCACCGCCGCCGGACTGGCGGCCGAGTCGGGCGCTGCCCTGCCGCAGCGCGGTGAGCGCGTGGCCGTGGTCGGCTGCGGCACCCCGTGGTTCATGGCGCAGTCCTACGCGGCACTGCGCGAGGCCGGCGGCCACGGTGAGACGGACGCCTTCGCGGCCTCCGAATTCCCCTACCACCGCCGCTACGACCGGGTCGTGGCGATCAGCCGCTCGGGCACCACCACCGAGGTCCTCGACCTGCTCGGCCGGATCGGCACGCCCAGCACCGCGATCACCGGGGACACCTCGCAGCCGATCGCGGCGGCCGCCGACCGGCTGGTCGACCTGGGCTTCGCCGACGAGCGCTCGGTGGTGCAGACCCGCTTCGCCACCACCGCGCTCGCACTGCTGCGCGCCCACCTGGAACTGGAGGACGCCCGGCCGGCCGGGGTCGGCACGGTGGCCGCCGCCGCCGACGACGCCGAGCGGGCCCTGGCCCAGCAGCTGCCGGCCGAGCTGGTGGCCTGCGAGCAGTTCACCTTCCTCGGCGCCGGCTGGACCAACGGACTGGCCCAGGAGGCCGGCCTGAAGATGCGCGAGGCCGCCCTGGCCTGGACCGAGGCCTACCCGGCGATGGAGTACCGGCACGGCCCGATCAGCATCACCTCGCCGGGCCGCGCGGTCTGGGGCTTCGGCGCCCTGCCCGAGGGCCTGGCCGAGCAGGTCGGCGGGGTCGGCGGGCACCTGGTCGCGGACTCCGGGCCGGGCGGCATCGACCCGCTGGCCGACCTGGTGCGCGTCCACCGGCTGGCCATCGCGGTCGCCGAATCGCGTGGTCTCGACCCGGACAAGCCCCGCAACCTGACCAGGTCCGTCATCCTGGCCTGA
- a CDS encoding ROK family protein has product MKHVIALDVGGTGMKAALLAQDGSVLFEARRPTGREHGTEAVVATILDFAADLADEGRSRFGCAPLAAGVAVPGTIDERNGIAVFSANLGWRDLPMRKLLGERLGGLPVALGHDVRSGGLAEGRIGAGRGVDRFLFIALGTGIAGAIGIGGRIEAGAHGYGGEIGHVVVRPGGPRCGCGAVGCLETLASASAVSRAWAEASGDPAADAAACALAVDAGDERAVGIWQTAVDALADGIVLAQSLLDPSTVIVGGGLAEAGDTLFTPLRDAVNERLTFQMPPKVVPAMLKDTAASLGAGLLAWDLLSMEVTA; this is encoded by the coding sequence GTGAAGCACGTCATCGCACTCGATGTAGGCGGCACCGGCATGAAGGCCGCGCTGCTCGCCCAGGACGGCTCCGTGCTGTTCGAAGCACGCCGACCGACCGGGCGGGAGCACGGCACCGAAGCCGTCGTCGCCACCATCCTCGACTTCGCCGCCGACCTGGCGGACGAGGGCCGCAGCCGCTTCGGCTGCGCGCCCCTCGCCGCCGGCGTCGCGGTGCCGGGGACGATCGACGAGAGGAACGGGATCGCGGTCTTCTCCGCCAACCTCGGCTGGCGGGACCTTCCGATGCGCAAGCTGCTCGGCGAACGGCTCGGCGGCCTTCCGGTCGCCCTCGGCCACGACGTCCGCTCCGGCGGGCTGGCCGAGGGCCGGATCGGCGCCGGCCGCGGGGTCGACCGCTTCCTGTTCATCGCGCTCGGCACCGGCATCGCCGGCGCCATCGGCATCGGTGGACGGATCGAGGCCGGCGCGCACGGCTACGGCGGCGAGATCGGCCACGTGGTGGTCCGCCCTGGCGGACCGCGGTGCGGCTGCGGCGCCGTCGGCTGCCTGGAGACCCTGGCCTCGGCCTCGGCGGTCTCCCGCGCGTGGGCCGAGGCCAGCGGCGACCCCGCCGCCGACGCCGCGGCCTGCGCGCTGGCCGTCGACGCCGGGGACGAGCGCGCGGTCGGGATCTGGCAGACCGCGGTCGACGCCCTCGCCGACGGGATCGTGCTGGCACAGAGCCTGCTCGACCCGTCGACGGTGATCGTCGGCGGCGGGCTGGCAGAGGCCGGTGACACCCTCTTCACGCCACTGCGCGACGCGGTGAACGAGCGGCTGACCTTCCAGATGCCCCCGAAGGTCGTTCCGGCCATGCTCAAAGACACCGCCGCGTCCCTGGGCGCTGGCCTGCTCGCCTGGGATCTGCTCTCCATGGAGGTGACCGCGTGA
- a CDS encoding diguanylate cyclase domain-containing protein, whose translation MEAESEPYVRLATLRTLHRVVADLNAARSLAGTLQAVVEGAVHGLGFDAAAVSLVRPDGDLVVAAVWEIEESALGGPAVLLGQVGSRESWERLLGVCDHWGTLRFLPNDRGWAVASDIPTWTGDGPLPVYANDWHPNDALLAPMYSAGGDLLGVLSVDRPRSGKRPGAWTREALEMFSLQASIAIGNARLRAEMQRALARLEKEQQALRASEESFRQAFEYAPSGMAITELHGDAMGQLTRVNDALCRLLGRPRATLRQQRFADLVHPEDLELLLRTSAEGGRAELRLSRRDGGYQWVCLRNSVVADAAEGPSFLLTHVEDIEDRKKHELQLAHRASHDALTGLPNGAELRARLGRRLCAAPQGPGGAAAHGAAYGAGYGAVAAGHAPLPPGTVAHEAQDIAYSAAYSPAYEPSYGGASYGAHGGFEGLDAGVPAHGYGHPEESLHHDVEAFDGGYPLRGREPAADHVHAVVPGDPPGGEVWGAARRTAPPGEKGLAVLFCDLDGFKSVNDRFGHNAGDAVLIEVARRLQQVVREGDTVARMGGDEFVVLADGIGREEAKDLAGRLRNAIIPPMRIDNRAMRVGVSLGIGWAGCGMSIEEVLHAADERMYDEKRARGSAVRGARGERSHRRAG comes from the coding sequence ATGGAAGCCGAGTCGGAGCCCTACGTCCGCCTCGCGACCCTCCGCACCTTGCACCGGGTCGTGGCGGACCTCAACGCTGCCCGGAGCCTGGCCGGCACCCTGCAGGCCGTGGTCGAGGGCGCCGTGCACGGGCTCGGATTCGACGCCGCCGCGGTCAGCCTGGTCCGTCCGGACGGCGACCTGGTGGTCGCCGCGGTCTGGGAGATCGAGGAGAGCGCCCTCGGCGGGCCCGCCGTGCTGCTCGGCCAGGTCGGCTCCCGGGAGTCCTGGGAGCGGCTGCTGGGGGTCTGCGACCACTGGGGCACCCTGCGCTTCCTGCCGAACGACCGCGGCTGGGCGGTCGCCTCCGACATCCCGACCTGGACCGGCGACGGCCCGCTGCCGGTGTACGCCAACGACTGGCACCCCAACGACGCCCTGCTCGCCCCGATGTACAGCGCCGGCGGCGATCTGCTCGGCGTCCTCTCGGTGGACCGCCCGCGCAGCGGCAAGCGCCCGGGGGCCTGGACCCGCGAGGCGCTGGAGATGTTCTCGCTGCAGGCGTCCATCGCCATCGGGAACGCGAGGCTACGCGCGGAGATGCAGCGCGCCCTGGCCCGGCTGGAGAAGGAGCAGCAGGCACTGCGCGCCAGCGAGGAGAGCTTCCGGCAGGCGTTCGAGTACGCGCCCAGCGGGATGGCCATCACCGAACTGCACGGCGACGCGATGGGCCAGCTGACCCGGGTCAACGACGCGCTCTGCCGGCTGCTCGGCCGCCCCCGGGCCACCCTGCGCCAGCAGCGCTTCGCCGACCTGGTCCACCCCGAGGACCTGGAGCTGCTCCTGCGCACCAGCGCCGAGGGCGGCCGGGCGGAACTGCGCCTGTCCCGCCGGGACGGCGGCTACCAGTGGGTCTGTCTGCGCAACTCGGTGGTGGCCGACGCCGCCGAGGGCCCGAGCTTCCTGCTCACCCACGTCGAGGACATCGAGGACCGCAAGAAGCACGAGCTGCAGCTCGCCCACCGGGCCAGCCACGACGCCCTGACCGGCCTGCCCAACGGCGCCGAGCTGAGGGCCCGGCTCGGCCGCCGGCTCTGCGCCGCGCCGCAGGGGCCGGGGGGAGCCGCCGCGCACGGGGCGGCGTACGGGGCGGGCTACGGCGCGGTGGCGGCCGGGCACGCCCCGCTGCCCCCGGGGACCGTCGCCCACGAGGCCCAGGACATCGCCTACAGCGCGGCCTACAGCCCCGCCTACGAGCCCTCGTACGGCGGCGCCTCCTATGGCGCCCACGGGGGCTTCGAGGGCCTGGACGCGGGCGTCCCGGCGCACGGCTACGGTCACCCCGAGGAGTCGCTCCACCACGACGTCGAGGCCTTCGACGGCGGCTACCCGCTGCGCGGCCGGGAGCCGGCCGCCGACCACGTGCACGCCGTCGTCCCCGGCGACCCGCCGGGCGGCGAGGTCTGGGGGGCCGCCCGCCGGACGGCCCCGCCGGGCGAGAAGGGCCTCGCGGTGCTCTTCTGCGACCTGGACGGCTTCAAGTCGGTCAACGACCGGTTCGGCCACAACGCCGGCGACGCGGTGCTGATCGAGGTGGCCCGCCGGCTCCAGCAGGTGGTCCGCGAGGGCGACACGGTCGCACGGATGGGCGGCGACGAGTTCGTCGTCCTGGCGGACGGCATCGGCCGCGAGGAGGCCAAGGACCTGGCCGGCCGGCTGCGCAACGCGATCATCCCGCCGATGCGGATCGACAACCGGGCGATGCGGGTCGGGGTCAGCCTGGGCATCGGCTGGGCGGGCTGCGGGATGAGCATCGAGGAGGTGCTGCACGCCGCCGACGAGCGGATGTACGACGAGAAGCGGGCCCGCGGCAGCGCCGTGCGCGGAGCCCGCGGGGAACGTTCCCACCGCCGCGCGGGATGA
- the nagA gene encoding N-acetylglucosamine-6-phosphate deacetylase: protein MTTADRTALAGARLVLPGGIVDNGRITVEGSRIAAVGGDAEPGDLDLTGRTVVPGFVDLHVHGGGGASYTSGVAEEALRAARTHLEHGTTTTVASTVTGEIDELCHQAAVLSELVEDGVLAGIHFEGPFISHNRCGAHRPDLLRDPDPALVRKLTDAARGHARMFTLAPELPGGLESVRMLADLGIIAAVGHTDSDYTKTLEAIEAGATVATHLFNAMPGIQHRAPGPIVALLEDERVTVELINDGVHLHPSVLDLAYGTAGAHRVALITDAMGAAGMGDGLYPLGPLQVRVENGVARLVEGGSIAGSTLTLDVALRRSVTVNGLSLEQAVQSLSAVPARLLGLSDSIGSLEAGKNADLVVLDSDTYELVAVMRRGEWIVGADRLARAHAA, encoded by the coding sequence GTGACAACCGCGGACCGTACTGCACTGGCCGGCGCCCGACTGGTCCTGCCCGGCGGCATCGTCGACAACGGCCGGATCACCGTCGAGGGTTCGCGGATCGCGGCCGTCGGCGGCGACGCCGAGCCGGGCGATCTCGACCTCACCGGGCGCACCGTGGTGCCCGGCTTCGTCGACCTCCACGTGCACGGCGGCGGCGGTGCCTCGTACACCTCCGGGGTGGCCGAGGAGGCCCTGCGGGCAGCCCGGACGCACCTGGAGCACGGCACCACCACCACCGTCGCCTCCACCGTCACCGGCGAGATCGACGAACTCTGCCACCAGGCCGCGGTCCTGTCCGAGCTGGTCGAGGACGGGGTGCTGGCCGGCATCCACTTCGAGGGGCCGTTCATCTCGCACAACCGGTGCGGCGCCCACCGCCCCGACCTGCTGCGCGACCCGGACCCGGCGCTGGTGCGCAAGCTGACGGACGCGGCCCGCGGCCACGCCCGGATGTTCACCCTCGCCCCGGAACTGCCGGGCGGCCTGGAGTCCGTCCGGATGCTGGCCGACCTCGGCATCATCGCGGCGGTCGGCCACACCGACTCCGACTACACCAAGACGCTGGAGGCGATCGAGGCCGGCGCCACCGTCGCCACCCACCTGTTCAACGCGATGCCGGGCATCCAGCACCGCGCCCCCGGGCCGATCGTCGCGCTGCTGGAGGACGAGCGGGTCACCGTCGAGCTCATCAACGACGGTGTCCACCTGCACCCCTCCGTGCTGGACCTGGCGTACGGCACCGCCGGCGCGCACCGGGTCGCGCTGATCACCGACGCGATGGGCGCGGCCGGCATGGGCGACGGGCTCTACCCGCTCGGCCCGCTGCAGGTCCGGGTCGAGAACGGGGTCGCGCGGCTGGTCGAGGGCGGCTCCATCGCCGGCTCCACGCTCACCCTCGACGTGGCGCTCCGACGCTCCGTCACCGTCAACGGCCTGAGCCTCGAACAGGCCGTGCAGTCCCTGTCCGCCGTCCCGGCCCGCCTGCTCGGGCTGAGCGACTCGATCGGCTCCCTGGAGGCCGGCAAGAACGCCGACCTCGTCGTCCTCGACTCCGACACCTACGAGCTCGTCGCGGTGATGCGCCGCGGCGAGTGGATCGTCGGCGCGGACCGCCTCGCCCGGGCCCACGCGGCCTGA